CAAAGTCAGTTGGAGAAAGCACCAAATCACATAAAGATTTGCTCTTTGTGTTATGTTCCTTCATTGCCTTTTCTTCTAATCCTTTGCCCTTCTCTTTTGAAATTTTCTTCAACCCCTCTAGTTTCGTATTCCTCCATTCCATCAAAAATTGTTATAACAAATTATTTATTTTCACAAAATAACAATGATGTATGGCCAGATTTCAGTATGTCGCTTCAAAACCTATCAAATCTGAAATTTGGACTGGAAGAGAATACAATTTTGGCATTTGAGTTCCAAAAAACCCACAAGACATGGATACAATTTCATATTTAAGGCAATTAAACATCTATTTCAATTGTTGCAGATAATCAAAATAAAAGTTTCAACATAAACAGCTCAACTtaaaaaatgaaacatttcggcttATATATAACTTTCTGTCCACCAAATATCACAGGGCATACCTTAAACTTATGGGCTTGCAAAGGGATTCAACTTTTAATttccatttaaatttttttaaatatttacagaCTAACCTTCTAAATGAGAAAATTACAGCAAGGAAACGACAGCAATTGCGCACTTAAAAGAAGAGTAGACGTGATGGATGTGTTAGATGGATGGTAAACAAATTAATCACCATAAGATTTACACGAACATTCTTGTTTGTCAAATTTATCTACAGATGAAGTGTAATTCCATATAACTCGAAAAAAGCAATTACCATAAATATTCTTGTTTAAAACTTGAAAGAAAGGTCCAACCTTGATGATGGGCATCTGTCCTCCAAAGGTCAGTACCACCCCCATCTGCAACAGAACGCGAAAAGTGTCCCTTATATTGTTCGCGTTAAACTCCTTGAAGCTCTCGGCGCAGTCTCCCCCTTGAAGCAAGAAGGCCTTCCCGACCGCAGCCTCCGCGAGCCTCTCCTCCAGCCTCCTCGCCTCCCCTGCGAACACCAGCGGAGGGTACGTCTCCAAGCTCCGGAGGACCGACTCCAGCTCCTCCTGATTCGTGTACGCTGGGATCTGGAGCGCCCGCTTCGACTTCCAACTACCCGGCGCCCAACTCGTGGAAGATGCCGCCTTCCCTCCCGCCGCTGCAGCCGAAACGATTGGATTCCTGGAGAAAACGGCGACTTTGGAGGGGGACGAATGGCGACTGATGGCAACAGCGGTGGGGGGGAGGGAGAAGACGGCGGAGAGATTCCCGGAGGCAGCGAGAGGCGCCATTGCTCGGTAAACTAGGATTAGGGTTTCTACGGCGATGACGATTGCCGCGGTGGCGCGCTCCAAAGGCGTTTCGTGCTCGAAACGGACGTTATCTTGGAAATATATACGGGTGAGGTTGGAGTGCGGTCACCGCCAGTGAGGAGTCACCGAGATGAAATCTAAAGATTGTCTTGCTTCCGAGGTCGAGGAAGGCGACGCACGGGAGGCGGGGCAGTTAGTTGATTCCGTCGGCGTAGAACATTACATGCGGACGACCTCAGAACCAGTCAACAATGGCCCCATGCAATCGGTACGTAACAAAAACTCTGAGGCGTGACAGCCACGTGCGCATCCATCGGGAACACGATAAGTGATAACGCAGAGTGGCCTCACACGTGAGGCCTCTACCGAGAAGTGATACGGTCTTTTGTCCTCTGTATAATTAGCATGTTGTTGAAAGTTATATTTTGTAGCAATGTGGTGTCGTGTTAGCAATGACATGGAAAATCGTACCTCTCAAAGATGAAGGATTGATTAACATAACATTTCCCACGGCAAGtgatacagtttcactcattataGTCTTTAAATTGAGGATCAAAAACCCACACGTCAAACACTTACACATGAAAACACATGCGCAATAGATAGGACTAATTGCACAGATCAGTTCGAAAAACAAACATTTGACTTCTTTAGATGCATCATGATGATAAGGTACATGATTTACCAGAAAAAAAGGTAGCTTTAACCAAGGAAACCCAGTCCAACTAATTAGTTATATATCATTACCAGACTTGAGCCAGTGTGGCTTCAAATCCAGCAGCCAGCCTCCCGGACACCAATTCAATCTCAAGGCTTCGAAAAGCTTATACAAACAAAGGCAGAGAGATCTTGCCATAATGATCATAGGAACAAAGGATaaacatatcaaactcatatttaAATTATGGTTATGTTTTGAATTGCAACAGCAAGCCTTCTGCAATCACTATACTTTATTTTTGTGACAGTTCCATTACAGAGCATAAACACGAGTTTGATCCACATCCGAGCAAGCAAAATGCAGGTAAAGGGTGAGTCGTCTTTAAACAACGATACGCATAATGCAAATTGTAACTTGCCTGTGACACAACACATGCGGAAGACAACCTGAAAAAGATGCCTCTTGTCACTGGGCCACTGGGCACGAAGGCGTATGCACAACGGTTGACCATCAACAGCACTGTTTCACGAGCAAGAATTGCTGTGACCCCTCGCAAGCAGATGTTTCCTCGCAGTCGATTCCTTTTGAAACACTTAAGATAATTTTCATGAAGAAAATGTGGGGTAATCCTTTTCCTCAGCTCTGGCTGTCACACAGCATGATTGCCATCTCGAAATCTCCACATGGACCTCTTATAGTATCTTATAACAAGTGCACCAAAATGCGATTGCGAGAAGCAAAAAACCTGGACCAGTTCTCTGTCATACGAATGTTTGAAGCCATGTCCCGGCACAACCACTGTAGCTGGGTGCAAAGAATGTAACCCATCACTCTCCAAAACCTACTGCGGCTCAGCCATTGAAGTGATGTTTCTGGCTAGGTGAACTCTGATTTTGCTGCTGCGGAGGCTGCATATTTTGAGGCTGAGCATTATAATGGGCAAACGGTTGTGAGTATAGAGGGTTCAGGGGGCCCTGTGGAAGCTTTATGGTTAGGAATGTGATAAGAAATTCTTGTTTTCAAGGAAAATAAATGCCATAAAACTTGAAAATCATGAATTACAAATTCCTAATAGAACCTGCGATTGAAGAGAACCAGTTCCAGCCATGCTGAAATGGCTCTGAGAAGATTCATCTTGTGAAGGACCATTGAATCCTGCTTGTGTGAACAAACCTTGTGATCCATGAGGCACATAATCCTGTTAAAACTTTTTACTTCATTAGCCAAAACATAAGAAGGTAAATGCATGAACACAGAGCACAACTTTAGGTGAACTTCAAGATGATCAACCTGAAACATGAATTCATTCCCAGCACCCAACTGGGAATATCCTGGCTGAGTATTCTGGTTTAGGTAGCTTCCTGGGAAAGCAGCCTGAGGTCCTTGAGTGACATAATCAACGCTATAACCACTTTGAGAAGCCTATTCAGAGAAAAAAGTTGTTTGAGATGCAACACACCAACAACCAAAAAACAAATTTATTTATACAAGCAACATAGAGCATTTTATGTCAGGGACTGTGCAACATATGGCATGCAACAAAAGACATCATGAAAATGATACCTAGAAGAACAGTTGGTTCAATACATAATAGTACTATATAGAAGTACTTATGAAGGATTAAACATCAGCAGGAACAAGAAGCAAATTCTGGGCCTCTATGAACTGAATATGTACAAGCACACCAAGAAGACTTTTCATGCTAGAATGggttataaattgcacaggttgaTGCATATATAGGCTACCGGAAGAATATAATATAATTTCAATAGTTACTGGTCATATGCCAGATTAATTTGAACTTACTCTCAATTACTGTTTGTTGGAACTAATAAGAAATATGATAGATATGTACAAAAACGACTTTGAGTGAAAAGCATCAATCTAAGTGCAAATAATGCCAGTTGCAGCATGTGCTATGCAACTTACTAGCATTGATTCAACACCTGGAATGACTATTTTTATAAACATACTGATGACAGAATTTGGCACTTTGAATCACGAAAGAAAGAATGATCTGTCAAAACAGAAAATGCAACAGAGTGCTACTTTTCTATCCTACTTTCTACTTATCTGACAAGAGCTGAAAAGCAATTATTCACAACCAATGGAGCTAGTTGTTCACATCTTTTCCCTGTATCTTTGCTAAGAGAAATTCAAAAGAACCAAGACCTACAATGTCACATCCTATCAAGTTTATTTCTACACTTCATCCTATCCTGACTCACCTTTCCGTTGCAATCCAATTAAAATGTTCTTTTGGATGTCAGAGCTACCTTTGACAGTTGCTCCTTATGCTCAACTGTTGAGAGCTTGGACTCAATAATTTCTTGTACTTCTCTTTTCTGACCACACCAACGTCTAATTTGGTTTTAGTTAGGGAAAAGGAAACCCTGGGTATGTTGCATTGTTATTGTACAAcaccatttttcatacataactggTCTTATGGCCACCTAATAAAATCTTTCTTCCAATGGAACAGGTTTTCTTAGTTGCATGACACCTCTTGATCATCCTATTATCAGTTAAATAGTGATATCTTCTTCAATCTCTCTTGTTTCAAGATAATACAAATCTTTCATGTTTAAATATTTCAGGACAAGCAGCTTCATCTGTATGCATGATTCCTGGTCTTATAGCATTATGATTGCACTCCTTATCATAATGTAGATTCAAATTAACATAGTAATTAAGTAAATACAGAGGAGGAATACAGCATGAGATGGAAGAAAATTTAAATGGAAGCAACAAGAGCATATCACATAAAGTCCAGAGAAGTTCCATGTAGTTCCATAATCAGCATCGTTGAGGGAATACTTAAAATGATGCTGCCTAATTGTAGAAacacaaaaaaaattatgatggtcTCCTAAAAAATGTAGAATAACAAGAAACATACTTGCATAGAGAAATCAGCAACATTATAAGCAACATGTGATCCTTGGCTTTTGAAGTCGTCACCAGGAAAGTCCTGTAACGAAAAGAAAAATTCAACATCAACGTCAATAGAACACATTAGAAATTACAAAACTATTGATAAGCATCAACAAGTACTTGAGACATGCCGCCAATAGAAAGCCCATCCCGAAATGTTTGACTGAGACCTTGAACTGGCatctgaagaacaaaaagaataaagaaacaaCAGATAAGAAATAATGCCTTTACGAAACACCTGTATGAAAGCTGAATGCTGGATGCATAAAGGGCGCATACCTGTGTCATTAATCCAGTTTGTGATGATGGAGCTCCAACAGAAGGCTGACTGTTTGGATTGTCCAGATGGGGGAAGTTAAAAACAGAACCAATACCACCAAAAGGTTGCTGGGAACTTTGCTGATGAGCCAGGTGACCCCCAATAGGACCACCAGCATTACCACGACCAGGCCCAAAACCCCTGTTGCCAGGCTGTGGGACCTGTGGTACAGCTCCGATAGGTCCATGAACGGCACGAGTTGGAATTGCATATGGCTGAGAATGGGGACCTCCAGGGAAAGGTGGAAGAGGAGCACGGGGCAACGGATATCCTGCTGGGTGTGTGCCAGATTTATGAGTACCATTCGGAGGACCAAATGGAACATAAGAATGACCTGGTTAGGAGCAGATCAAATGATTAGATGGATTCATAAACAAAGATATTCAGGATCCCCGGAAAAAATAAAACAGTAGATACAAAGAGTAGATGCTGCAGTTAGAAGAgactaaacaattaatactagtggtacaaagagagaaaagaaaacctAAAATGACTTTACTAGAATCTACAAATAAAAGTTTAAATACTTTTAAATCTTAATCTAACGATGGATTTCACTTTATAGATCTCAATTAAGATTAAGATTAATCTTAATCTGACACCAAATAATTGGGACTTTATAACCTAttgtcgttgttgttgttgtagaaaCAAAGACTGCTTCACTTGCTAAATGATTAATCTTTGCCAACCATATTTAAGTAGATTCTAACTTTAATTGTTGAAACATTGTTTGTTTCATTTTTGTAATAACCCAAGTTACACACTGGTTTAAAACCATACCTCTACTGCGTCCACCTCTCTTATCACCGAGAGGGACTGATGAACTGACAGGACCAGAGTTATCAGTGTGCACAATCCCAGGACCACCCCCATAAAAAAGTCTGCCATTGTAAATctgttgataataaaaaaaaaatcagccaCAGCACATTATAACCAATGGACAATATACAAATATTTAAATACAAAGATAACATTTATAAAGGACTAATTTGGAATGCGATGTTGAGATTTCTCTCCCCGTTCTGGTTTTTTGTGCTTGTGTTCAGCTTACCTTTTTTGGCTTTTGAAACTGTACCATACTCTGCTTCAAATTGTTTAGTGGTCCTTCGACGAGACATTCATGCTCCTAAACACAAATATAGCAGCCATAAAATAGGACAGCTAACCACATAACTATAAAGATaacttagaaaataaaaatcaaataagagaTCCGGGATAATCCTAAACAAGTcttttcttggcataatttcACAGAGAAAAGTTCATAAATATTTCCATTcacaaatatttatcattttatcaaaatacaaagcaagtgAACTACAGTTCTTTATGATAAACATATTGCTCATGATATTAATAGAAACCCCCCAAGGTCATTTCCATTCGATTAAGAAAAGCTTTCTGTTTTTAGTATCAATCTAAAGGTTAAACCAACTCATTGCATTTAACCACATAAAGGACAAACAGATGGCTAGGTCACAGGACAAGATTAAAAGGTAAGTGCTACTTATATGACAGATAATAATAAGGAATGAGGTTGCATCATCTAAACAGGCTACATTTAGACTTGACCCTAAGAAAAATATACAAAAAATCATATAGAGTTATTCCACTCCATAAAAATGCTTGCAATGAAAAAAGAACAAGGTATTGAAAAAACAAAATTCACATATATACTAGAAATTAAACTATCACAAAGTTAACCCCAATAAAAAAGGATCATAAGATGTTTTTTTTCCTTAACTTAAAGAAATCCAGATGAACCAGAATTATGTTATATAAATGAATGTTAAAGCCTGAatgaaaaagaaaacatgctattGAAAAAATTCAACATACTTCAATAGTTAAATGAGAAGTAAACATTTCTGCATAACTGCTAGACCATAGATAAAATAGAAATTACCAAAGGACATCAACAGACTTGAATAGTCGAACAAAAGACAGCCCACTGCACTTGACTACCCACCTAAACAGTATGTATCAATGGATAAACCATTTAGAAGATACCTTGTAGTGTGTCAACAAACTATTCCAAAGAGGCTGTTTGCTTAGGACCTTGGGATTCCCAAGTATAACAATGCCATAACGAGCACGAGTTAGTGCAACATTCAATCTCCGTGGATCATTAAGAAATCCAATACCCTAGAAAAATACATGTGAAATGTAAGTTCCACAGCCATTAATCTCGACAAACCAATAACTGAATGAACTACAAATGCTGCCACCAACTTCAGAAGAGAAAAATAAGATATCAAAAAGAGAAAAGTtaagttgagagagagagaagcttgaGCATTATATGTACCATATGCATGTTGTGTAAACTTATCAAAAAAATAGGACAATTAACCCATTAGATAAGGTTTTTGGATGCTGAACAAGATATAACCACAGAGCCAATCATAATCAAGCTATGAAAAACAACATAGTTCAGCTAACTAATTAGAATATTCTACTCAAATAAGTATTAGGTATATCTTGTAGTTAtaacaaatttataatatattaagaAACTATATTATTTTTTTGCCATATGACAGTATTTGCAGGctgacaaaaaaagaaaataagcaTAGCCCTCAGATATAGTGTTGTAAATCTATAATAACCTATTTATTTTAACCAAATCAGCTCCAATTTTTTAGTATGAATCTCTAGGATAGGATCCATAAGTTAAAAATTCTATACATAAAACTTATGGATTCACATTGGAATTTAATGAAATATCCATATTTGAAACCCAAAAATTAGATCATTTAGCTAAACATCAGATTATATACTTTATGCTTACGTATTTTCTTTCCATATATGTTTTATATCttttaagtaaaaaatatatcaGGATGATAGTTATTTTGCCATATTTGACTCATAAATGGTTATAACTTGTAACAAAGTTAGCATTATCTATAACTAACATCTATATTGACTGTAAACTAAAGATCAATTTTGAATCCAAACACCAATACCAAATTGTTGATGTTGGTTTCAATAACCTACTAGACCGTTATGATACCAATATACCGGGAGGTATTTCCAATATACTGACTTATACCTCCCGGAATCattgaataatataatataatctaaACACAACTGGTACATGCATCACTATCAAATTGTCCGATTTCAATACCAGTACTTGGTCGGTTCAGAACCAACCAGTTCAACAGGTATTTAAAACTTGTTGTAAGGTACCATTTAAATTAATAAGAATTTGGATTACATCACATTAGTCAAATTCAACAAAAGCATTGGGAATTGACATCACCTCTAATCTAAAAACAGGAAATTTCATTCGATAGTTCTCATCCACCTTGATTAAAAGATGACCAAAATCTACCTGtgatcttctttcaacataaCAGTGTGGAAAATATAAAATTGACAATGCTTCAAAATAtatttaagcataagtaaatcatTTATTTTAAAATCAAGATATAGATTAATGTAAGATCAGCAGGATTGAAGTCCACGACTAATCGATCAATTAAAAAATTAGAACTTAGTCAATTTCATAAATGCATAAAATACGAAGCTAAATTTTCAAAAACCAACTATAAACACCATACTATTGAGAACATGGGTCACCTGATGTTCATTGCTTCTCACACAAGACAAAATGATGTAATCTTTCTCTCTGCCTTGAAAGGAGTCAACACTTGCAACCTGCAAGTAGTGAActtgttaaagaaaacaaaccaagAACAGCCAAGTGGCTAAGATTCGGATCAACCTCAATTTCCTTGTAGAGCTGTTGTCTAAGAGCACCATTCCTTGACATGTAATTTACAATATAAGCCCTTTGTCCCTCATATGGCGTAATAActcctatctgcatcatccagccAAATATCAGAGAAAATAatacatattttaaataaaaactgGACCAACCGATCAAGAGCACCTGACTAGGTACAACACCACTTCTTAAAAAAGTAGTGACAATTTTTTCAACATTTGCAGCTTCAGTTCTGTTAAGATACGAAGTTCCACTGGCACTAATTTCCTCTTGTCCCatctagaaaaaataaaaaggcaTCTTTAAGTACACAATTTAGACAATTATAGTCAACTAAATTGCTTAAATAGTCAAAatcaaacaagaaaaaaagaaaatgttcctAAATATAGTAACATATACATGCTTAAGTTGACTTTTGATATGCATGACCAGCcctataaaaagataaatttagttATACAATGATCAATTCAGTTATTAAATGCCAGTAAACTAAACATAAAACATAAATTATCCAATAGTACCTGGAGATAACAAAGACTGCATAAATATACATGTTTTACAATTAAAATATTCTGCTGCATTGCTAAATATGCAATAACTAACAATTGATCATCCAAGTAAcacatatctatatgtatatacacatatgtataacattacaagatagaaaaataatataacttAAATATAAGTTACCTGCACATAGAAGAACATAGGACGGTTGGGAACAGGCCAAGGAAAATCAATGCCAGATGATTGTCTCTCATTAATTGTCACACCATTCTGAAGGGTGCCTTCATAGAAGCTATTAGAAGGAAATTCAGAAAGGGACGGATGCATTCTGTATTGGACCTGAAATTCAGTACATGCATAGTAGCTACCCGTTAAGCTTGTAACTAAGGGACAACATATACATAAGTGCAAGTAGGGATCTCAACAAACAATGAAAATTGAACCACTGCAATCAGGTCGCCCCTACAAATTATGAAAAACAAATACTAAAGAAAAAAAGTAATGAAAGAAATAACACTCAAATTACATACCAAAGAGAGTCACTATAAGCATAAAACTTAATTAgatagaaaatatatataagatattcTTCAGAACACACTTAGTGAGACACCTATTCATCATTTCCATAGGGCAATAAATGGCAATTTATATAAGAAGCTACACAACAGATGATAGCTTTAGGCAATGCAAAAACCTGTGGTAATTGGGTAAGCAACAACTGCAAAGTTGTTCAACCATTTACTTTCAGGCAATGCTCAAGTAAATTGGCTTTTGGAGCACAGCTAATTTTCCTATTTAAAAAAAAGAGTAAAATGAACAAAAAATACCAGTAACAATCTTACACAATTTTCTACTCAACTAATATTATTCTTTTAACTCATTTAAATCACAAAAACGCTCAGCAAGTTGGCAAAGGCATTAGTTGTCGTTCATGAACAACTTTGCTCACATATTTGGATTTCAACTCCCATCCAAAGCATGCTTCAAGCCACATTTTCATAATGAAAACCTAGGTAACAATGCTGTTCCCTCAGGTGTGTTGCCAAAGAGATTTACCTAGAAAGAACTAAGACTAAGGAAATAAGAATTGATGCTCCAAACTCTATAAAGCTAACAATTGAATTCCCTTCAAGAGACCGATGTGTGATGAACTTCTGAATACAAATAGCTTTTTTAAGTAGAATTGATATAGCATAGATACTGCATCATCTTCATGAGAGAAATAATTAGTTCCTCCAATAGCAAGTAGTCATTTCAATTGTTGGTTACAAACAatcacaaaacatgctcattgataTGTTCAAAATATAGCAAAACTGTAAGCCCGTTAAATGTCAACAACAGTGATGTATAATATGCTTAACCAACAGAGGTTTAGACATTAGTTCCTAAAGTATAAATGATGTGGTTCCAAATGATTAGGCCAGAAGAGGTAATCACCTGCAATCTAAATGGTTTGTTTCCAAGAAGCACAAGACGCTCAAAGAGAGACTGTGCTAACCCAGCACGGGCTGCCTTTTTACACATTATGACAGGACCGAGCTGGCAATGATCTCCAACAAGTACAACCTGATGCCAGGAATGACAGCAACGTCAGCAAATAAGGCTATACAATGATGATGACATGCTAATGAAAGCTTCTAAAACCAGCTACCTGTTTGACACCTAAAACTAATGGAATAAGGCACTCGGGCTCTGTTGCCTGCGTAGACTCATCAATAAGAACCTGAAATGAACAAAACCAAGAAAAGCTTAATAGTATTAAACATGTGGAGGACTTAAAATTAACATCGATGTGGGGAAAAAGCTTCTCATCATCAAGATAAGTATATACTGAACACGCAGTCGTTCACCTGGCGGAATCGGAAATTTTCAAGCCTGGGGTCTCCAGCACCAACACATGTGCAACAAATAACATCAGCACTCTGCAATATCTCCCTTTCAGTAGCTCGTTTTAGTGCCTTGAATTTCTTTTCATCACTGCTTGACAATTCACCTACAAATATAATGTTCATCTTCTCACTTCCTTATCTCAAGTATTTATAAGCCCAAACCGAAACATTCAATAACCAATCACACATGCAACACCAAACAGTCACAAGCTTGAAGGATGAACTTAAAGAGCACATCGTTTCTACCAATAAACAATGCCCGAAAGGATATATTTCGATAAGATGATCGAAGCATAGATCTCAACAACAAAAAGGTATGGAGGACTGGATACTTCAGGCGCCACCAAAACTTTGGTGATTGTATCAAATTATGATAGCAGTTCCACATGGATTCTAGTATTTAATAGTCAGGAATTGATATCTCAGCTAAATATAGCTCATAGAAGTAGGATTCTATAACATGGTTCTGCTTTAAATCATAGTAATAACACATGATGTATAATTAAACTTTTGGGTCATATGAGAAAAGGTGATAAAATATGGCAAGGCCCAGTGCAAGATGCTCACTTAATGTATGGCAAGGCCCAGGGTCTGAGGTGGCTTAATGTATGCTGCCTTATATATGCATATAGAGAGGTTTTTCTATGCATCAGACCCTGGCCTTCTAGGTCAAATCGGCAACCTTACCAAGATTTTCTGTTTCATGTCAAAGAAAATCACAATGTACCTTGCTCATCTTTTAACTGCTGCAGCTTATGAAGTTCACTCTTTTCAGATGTATCAAGGTGGCGAACCTACAATGTTATATGATATCCATGTTAATGCATAAACATCTGGGAATGaagacaaacaaaaaaaatcacaatTCCATCTATACCTGATAGTGAAGTGTTAGATGCTCAACAGGAGACATGACAGCTTCCCTTGATTTAGCAC
The DNA window shown above is from Musa acuminata AAA Group cultivar baxijiao chromosome BXJ2-4, Cavendish_Baxijiao_AAA, whole genome shotgun sequence and carries:
- the LOC103982451 gene encoding regulator of nonsense transcripts 1 homolog, which encodes MAAQSVNNLYETASQPDTSGDAYTFLEFNTQDEFDDYPAFRELSQPSRSTAWPPHLPPETAPDSPSADLQNPDAVSSPSATAPAAGPSSSLKARGVAGGSQAADTVDALEAGMSGLNFDETGDENYEFGKGNFTEHACRYCGVQNPACVVRCNIPTCRKWFCNSRGNTSGSHIVNHLVRAKHKEVCLHKDSPLGETILECYNCGCRNVFLLGFISAKTESVVVLLCREPCLSVNALKDMNWDLSQWCPLIDDRCFLPWLVKVPSEQEQLRARQISAQQINKLEELWKTNPDASLEDLEKPGVDDEPQPVSLKYEDAYQYQNVFAPLIKLEADYDKMMKESQSKDNVSIRWDIGLNKKRIAYFVFPKEDNELRLVPGDELRLRYSGDAAHPAWQSVGHVIKLTSQEEVALELRSGQGVPVDVNHGFSVDFVWKSTSFDRMQGAMKTFAVDETSVSGYIYHHLLGHEVEQQVVRNTLPRRFGAPGLPELNASQVFAVKSVLQKPISLIQGPPGTGKTHTSAAIVYHMAKQGQGQVLVCAPSNVAVDQLADKISSTGLKVVRLCAKSREAVMSPVEHLTLHYQVRHLDTSEKSELHKLQQLKDEQGELSSSDEKKFKALKRATEREILQSADVICCTCVGAGDPRLENFRFRQVLIDESTQATEPECLIPLVLGVKQVVLVGDHCQLGPVIMCKKAARAGLAQSLFERLVLLGNKPFRLQVQYRMHPSLSEFPSNSFYEGTLQNGVTINERQSSGIDFPWPVPNRPMFFYVQMGQEEISASGTSYLNRTEAANVEKIVTTFLRSGVVPSQIGVITPYEGQRAYIVNYMSRNGALRQQLYKEIEVASVDSFQGREKDYIILSCVRSNEHQGIGFLNDPRRLNVALTRARYGIVILGNPKVLSKQPLWNSLLTHYKEHECLVEGPLNNLKQSMVQFQKPKKIYNGRLFYGGGPGIVHTDNSGPVSSSVPLGDKRGGRSRGHSYVPFGPPNGTHKSGTHPAGYPLPRAPLPPFPGGPHSQPYAIPTRAVHGPIGAVPQVPQPGNRGFGPGRGNAGGPIGGHLAHQQSSQQPFGGIGSVFNFPHLDNPNSQPSVGAPSSQTGLMTQMPVQGLSQTFRDGLSIGGMSQDFPGDDFKSQGSHVAYNVADFSMQASQSGYSVDYVTQGPQAAFPGSYLNQNTQPGYSQLGAGNEFMFQDYVPHGSQGLFTQAGFNGPSQDESSQSHFSMAGTGSLQSQGPLNPLYSQPFAHYNAQPQNMQPPQQQNQSSPSQKHHFNG